A genomic stretch from Pseudomonas alkylphenolica includes:
- the rhtA gene encoding threonine/homoserine exporter RhtA, whose translation MNAQPRSLAATLFPIGLLLIAMASIQSGASLAKSMFPVVGAQGTTTLRLIFASVIMLLLLRPWRARLSASTLRTVIIYGMALGGMNLLFYMSLRTVPLGIAVALEFTGPLAVALYASRRAVDFLWIGLAVAGLLLLIPIGQTGGGIDLIGAGYALGAGVCWALYILYGQKAGAENGIQTAALGVMIAALFVAPVGIAHAGSALLNPALLPIALGVAILSTALPYSLEMVALTRMPTRTFGTLMSIEPAFGALSGLLFLGEVLSVAQWLAIGAIIAASVGATLSMRKESPALIAAD comes from the coding sequence ATGAACGCCCAACCCCGCAGCCTGGCCGCCACGCTGTTCCCCATCGGCCTGCTGCTAATCGCCATGGCTTCGATTCAATCCGGCGCGTCATTGGCCAAGAGCATGTTTCCTGTCGTTGGCGCGCAAGGCACCACCACGCTGCGCCTGATATTCGCCAGCGTCATCATGCTGTTGCTACTGCGCCCTTGGCGTGCACGCCTGAGTGCCAGCACTCTGCGCACAGTCATCATTTATGGCATGGCACTGGGCGGCATGAACCTCCTCTTCTATATGTCCTTGCGCACAGTGCCACTGGGGATTGCCGTAGCCCTGGAGTTCACCGGCCCGCTTGCAGTGGCTCTGTATGCCTCGCGGCGAGCGGTGGACTTCCTCTGGATCGGCCTGGCCGTGGCGGGATTGTTGCTGCTGATCCCCATTGGCCAAACCGGCGGCGGAATCGACCTGATCGGCGCTGGTTATGCGCTGGGCGCCGGCGTATGTTGGGCCCTGTACATCCTTTATGGTCAAAAGGCAGGGGCCGAGAACGGCATTCAGACTGCGGCGCTAGGCGTAATGATTGCCGCCCTGTTTGTAGCGCCCGTCGGCATCGCACATGCAGGCAGCGCCTTGCTCAACCCGGCACTACTGCCGATCGCTCTTGGCGTCGCGATACTCTCAACCGCCCTGCCCTACAGCCTGGAGATGGTCGCGCTCACACGTATGCCTACCAGAACCTTTGGTACGCTGATGAGCATCGAACCTGCTTTTGGCGCACTCTCGGGATTGCTGTTTCTAGGGGAAGTCCTGAGCGTTGCGCAATGGCTGGCCATCGGGGCAATCATTGCCGCGTCAGTGGGGGCAACACTGTCAATGCGCAAGGAAAGTCCGGCCCTGATAGCCGCCGACTGA
- a CDS encoding aminopeptidase P family protein yields MNSQSSTQGAVNARLAAIRQVMNREGVDALLVPSADPHLSEYLPEYWQGRQWLSGFQGSVGTLIVTPAFAGLWADSRYWEQAEKELAGSSIQLMKLQPGKPGPLDWLAEQVPEGGAVAVDGAVMALASARQLAERLTARNARLLTKSDLLAQVWNDRPELPGNPVYQHLPPEATVSRAEKLARLRQTLRERGADWHFIATLDDIAWLFNLRGSDVSYNPVFVSFALVGQDKAILFVALSKLDASLCQVLEADGIEVRDYTAIHAALAAVPGGDSLLIDPARVTQGLIDSLSTEVRLVEGINPTTLAKSQKSTQDLAHIRNAMEQDGAALCEFFAWLEAALGRELVTELTIDEQLSAARARRLGFVSLSFSTIAAFNANGAMPHYRATEASHARIEGDGLLLIDSGGQYLGGTTDITRMVPVGTPSLEQKRDCTRVLKGVIALSRARFPRGILSPLLDAIARAPIWADQVDYGHGTGHGVGYFMNVHEGPQVIAYQAATAPQTAMQAGMITSIEPGTYRPGQWGVRIENLVFNREAGSSEFGDFLEFETLTLCPIDTRCLLPEQLSEQERSWLNDYHQQVRERLAPLLDGAALQWLQARTQAL; encoded by the coding sequence ATGAACAGTCAGTCTTCAACGCAGGGAGCGGTGAACGCACGCCTGGCAGCGATTCGCCAGGTGATGAATCGGGAAGGGGTCGACGCCCTGCTGGTGCCGTCGGCTGACCCGCATCTTTCCGAGTACCTGCCAGAGTATTGGCAAGGCCGGCAATGGTTGTCCGGCTTCCAGGGCTCGGTAGGCACTTTGATTGTTACGCCAGCATTCGCAGGCCTGTGGGCTGATAGCCGATATTGGGAGCAGGCCGAGAAAGAGTTGGCCGGTAGCAGTATTCAGTTGATGAAGTTGCAGCCGGGCAAGCCGGGTCCTCTGGACTGGCTGGCCGAACAAGTGCCCGAGGGCGGTGCGGTAGCGGTTGATGGTGCGGTCATGGCGTTGGCTTCGGCGCGCCAGCTGGCCGAGCGCCTTACTGCCCGCAATGCACGCCTACTGACAAAGAGCGACCTGCTTGCCCAGGTTTGGAATGATCGTCCAGAGTTGCCAGGCAACCCGGTGTACCAGCACCTGCCGCCCGAAGCGACGGTGAGTCGCGCCGAAAAACTTGCCCGGCTGCGCCAGACGCTACGCGAACGTGGCGCCGATTGGCACTTCATTGCCACCCTTGACGATATCGCCTGGCTGTTCAACTTGCGTGGCAGTGACGTCTCCTACAATCCGGTGTTCGTATCCTTTGCACTGGTCGGCCAGGATAAGGCGATCCTCTTTGTTGCGCTCAGCAAGCTGGATGCATCGCTGTGCCAAGTGCTCGAGGCCGATGGCATTGAAGTGCGCGATTACACGGCTATCCATGCGGCATTGGCCGCCGTTCCGGGCGGCGATAGCCTGCTGATCGATCCGGCGCGGGTTACCCAGGGATTGATTGACAGTTTGTCGACTGAAGTACGTTTGGTCGAAGGTATCAACCCCACGACCCTGGCCAAATCGCAGAAAAGTACGCAGGACCTGGCCCACATCCGCAATGCCATGGAGCAGGATGGTGCAGCCTTATGTGAGTTCTTTGCCTGGCTCGAGGCCGCGCTGGGGCGTGAGCTGGTTACTGAGCTGACCATCGATGAGCAGCTCAGCGCTGCCCGTGCCCGTCGCCTCGGTTTCGTGTCGTTGAGCTTTTCGACCATTGCCGCTTTCAATGCCAACGGAGCCATGCCGCACTACCGTGCGACCGAAGCGTCCCATGCACGTATTGAAGGCGATGGCTTGCTGCTGATTGATTCGGGTGGGCAGTATCTGGGCGGTACCACGGATATCACCCGCATGGTGCCAGTGGGCACACCAAGCCTTGAGCAGAAACGGGACTGTACCCGGGTGCTCAAGGGCGTGATTGCACTGTCACGTGCGCGCTTCCCGCGAGGCATCCTTTCACCGTTGCTCGATGCCATCGCCCGGGCGCCGATCTGGGCCGACCAGGTCGATTATGGTCATGGTACCGGGCATGGTGTCGGTTACTTCATGAATGTGCATGAAGGACCACAGGTCATTGCCTACCAGGCGGCAACGGCACCGCAGACAGCGATGCAGGCCGGAATGATTACCTCAATCGAGCCGGGCACCTACCGTCCAGGGCAGTGGGGGGTACGAATCGAGAACCTGGTTTTCAACCGTGAAGCGGGGAGCAGCGAGTTTGGCGACTTCCTTGAGTTCGAAACCCTGACGCTGTGCCCGATCGACACTCGCTGCCTGCTGCCGGAGCAGTTGAGCGAGCAGGAGCGCAGTTGGCTCAATGACTACCATCAACAGGTGCGAGAGCGTCTTGCACCACTGCTTGATGGGGCAGCGCTGCAATGGCTGCAGGCGCGCACTCAAGCGCTCTGA
- a CDS encoding cysteine desulfurase family protein, which produces MNSFPLYFDYAATTPVDERVIQVMVECLGASGNFGNPASGSHRYGQQARVAVEQARVQVATLVGAEAGQIVWTSGATESNNLALKGVAQGYRAGHIITSQIEHKAVLDSVFQLEQAGFAVTRLAPDAQGLISPEAVAAVLRDDTVLVSLMLVNNELGTVNDVAAIGQLVRDHGALLHVDAAQGAGKVGIDLRQLPVDLMSFSAHKVYGPKGIGALYVGERARPLLHAQIHGGGHEGGLRSGTLATHQIVGMGAAFALAGDLQADEAQRIGQLRQRLLEALGEISGLQINGSPVQRIDHTLSLTFKGESPHFATLADSLAFSSTSACNSSSNKPSHVLLALGLTPQFARQTMRLSLGRYTREQDVDQAAVAIKASLQSQPFWAVAGG; this is translated from the coding sequence ATGAACAGCTTCCCGTTGTATTTCGACTACGCCGCCACGACACCTGTCGACGAGCGAGTCATCCAGGTGATGGTCGAGTGCCTTGGTGCCTCGGGCAACTTTGGCAATCCGGCATCCGGGTCGCACCGCTATGGTCAGCAAGCACGCGTGGCTGTGGAACAGGCGCGTGTCCAGGTTGCCACGCTGGTCGGTGCCGAGGCCGGGCAGATTGTCTGGACTTCGGGGGCTACCGAGTCCAACAACCTTGCGCTCAAAGGCGTTGCCCAGGGGTACCGGGCAGGCCATATCATCACCAGCCAGATCGAACACAAGGCTGTGCTTGATAGCGTTTTTCAACTGGAGCAGGCAGGCTTTGCCGTGACGCGTCTGGCCCCTGACGCCCAGGGCCTGATCAGCCCTGAGGCTGTAGCTGCGGTGCTGCGCGATGACACCGTGCTGGTCTCACTGATGCTGGTCAACAATGAGCTGGGCACCGTCAATGATGTTGCTGCAATCGGCCAGCTTGTTCGTGATCATGGCGCGTTGCTGCATGTGGATGCTGCCCAGGGGGCCGGCAAGGTCGGTATCGACTTGAGGCAGTTGCCTGTAGATCTGATGTCGTTCTCGGCCCATAAGGTCTACGGGCCCAAGGGGATCGGCGCCTTGTATGTCGGTGAGCGCGCCCGGCCGTTGCTTCACGCGCAGATTCATGGTGGCGGACACGAGGGCGGCTTGCGTTCAGGAACGCTGGCCACCCATCAGATTGTCGGTATGGGCGCGGCGTTTGCCCTGGCGGGTGATCTGCAGGCAGACGAAGCGCAGCGCATTGGCCAGTTGCGCCAGCGCTTGCTTGAAGCTCTTGGTGAAATCTCCGGACTTCAGATCAACGGTAGTCCTGTGCAGCGCATCGACCATACCCTGAGCCTGACCTTCAAAGGCGAGAGTCCGCACTTTGCGACCCTGGCCGATAGCCTGGCGTTCTCTTCGACCTCGGCCTGCAACTCGTCCAGCAATAAGCCCTCGCATGTGTTGCTGGCATTGGGGCTTACACCGCAGTTTGCGCGCCAGACCATGCGCTTGAGCCTTGGGCGCTATACCCGGGAGCAGGATGTCGATCAGGCTGCAGTGGCAATCAAAGCCTCGTTACAGTCGCAACCTTTCTGGGCGGTTGCCGGGGGCTGA
- a CDS encoding DUF3182 family protein: MPRSTDHKQGVVLLDTRQHTPEHEHIVHLKLAERLAQLLDTQVVVPTHLPTAHDNFYYLPTETLIDPARYQEIGIASAQDLFGGVVARPYMATKAISHPLPANARYPLGWTDDFARQASDALLRGYTAFSLEDAAHAAALLLRDGPLRIKPVRATAGRGQTMVTSMAEVEQALTGLDEKELALWGLTLEENLTQVQTFSVGQALVAGILCSYYGTQQLTHDHSGEEIYGGSDLVLVRGDYDTLLQLGLEDALRLAITQARTYEQAALQNFPGFIASRRNYDVARGLNCEGRPRSGVLEQSWRIGGASSAEILALQAFAAGPALTRLRASTHEVFGTPDLPADATIFYQGDDSELGRVCKYARLRDYDHP; the protein is encoded by the coding sequence ATGCCCCGTTCGACCGACCACAAGCAAGGCGTCGTGCTGCTCGATACCCGCCAGCACACACCCGAACACGAACACATCGTGCACCTGAAGCTTGCCGAACGCTTGGCGCAGTTGCTCGATACACAGGTGGTTGTGCCAACCCACCTTCCAACCGCACATGACAACTTCTATTACCTACCCACCGAAACCCTGATCGATCCCGCCCGTTATCAAGAAATCGGCATTGCCTCGGCCCAGGACCTGTTCGGTGGTGTGGTGGCCAGACCCTACATGGCCACCAAAGCCATTTCCCACCCCTTGCCCGCCAATGCCCGCTATCCGCTAGGCTGGACCGATGACTTTGCGCGTCAGGCCAGTGATGCCTTGCTGCGCGGCTACACGGCGTTCAGCCTGGAGGACGCTGCGCATGCAGCCGCACTGTTGCTGCGTGACGGCCCATTACGGATCAAACCGGTTCGCGCCACGGCAGGCAGAGGGCAAACCATGGTCACATCGATGGCGGAGGTCGAACAGGCACTTACCGGCCTTGATGAGAAAGAGCTCGCGCTCTGGGGGCTTACCCTGGAAGAGAACCTGACCCAGGTGCAGACCTTCAGTGTCGGCCAGGCTCTGGTGGCTGGCATCCTGTGCAGCTACTACGGCACCCAGCAGTTGACTCACGACCATAGCGGCGAAGAAATCTACGGTGGTTCGGACTTGGTGCTGGTACGCGGTGACTACGACACTTTGCTGCAACTCGGGCTCGAAGACGCTCTGCGCCTCGCCATCACGCAGGCCAGAACCTATGAGCAGGCGGCCTTGCAGAACTTTCCCGGTTTTATCGCTTCACGCCGCAACTATGACGTCGCCCGGGGCCTGAACTGTGAGGGCAGACCGCGTAGCGGCGTGCTCGAGCAATCCTGGCGCATCGGCGGTGCCAGCAGCGCCGAAATCCTGGCCTTGCAGGCATTTGCAGCGGGCCCTGCACTGACACGCCTGCGCGCCTCGACCCATGAAGTCTTTGGCACACCCGACCTGCCTGCCGATGCGACCATTTTCTATCAGGGGGATGACAGTGAACTCGGAAGAGTCTGCAAATATGCACGGTTACGCGACTATGACCATCCATAG
- a CDS encoding alpha/beta hydrolase family protein — translation MTIHSEPIEIHVDDETIVATIVSPGDKVPGILFVHGWGGSQQRDLARAKQITGLGCVCMTFDLRGHEKTESQRLSVTREQNLADLLAAYDRLVSHPAVDTRAIAIISSSYGGYLATLLTALRPVKWLALRVPALYWDDDWTMPKHGLDRQRLNDYRRRPLGPADNRALGACAEFAGDVLLVESEQDDYVPHSTLMSYRSAFVSAHSLTHRIVDGADHALSSDRSQKAYSSILGAWISEMVIGARLDHYPHHSPWYS, via the coding sequence ATGACCATCCATAGCGAGCCCATCGAGATCCACGTCGACGATGAGACAATTGTCGCAACCATCGTCAGTCCTGGCGACAAGGTGCCGGGCATTCTCTTCGTTCACGGCTGGGGCGGTAGCCAGCAGCGCGACCTGGCCCGCGCCAAGCAGATCACTGGCCTGGGTTGCGTGTGCATGACCTTCGACTTGCGCGGCCATGAAAAAACCGAGAGCCAGCGCCTGAGTGTCACTCGTGAGCAGAACCTGGCAGATCTGCTGGCTGCCTATGACCGACTGGTCAGCCATCCTGCCGTCGACACTCGTGCGATTGCCATAATCAGCAGCAGTTACGGGGGCTACCTGGCGACCTTGTTGACCGCCTTGAGACCAGTCAAGTGGCTGGCCCTGAGGGTGCCGGCGCTGTACTGGGACGATGACTGGACAATGCCCAAGCACGGCCTTGATCGCCAACGTTTGAACGACTATCGCCGACGCCCGCTGGGGCCCGCCGATAATCGCGCCCTGGGGGCCTGCGCCGAATTCGCCGGTGACGTGCTGCTGGTCGAGTCGGAGCAGGACGATTATGTCCCGCACAGCACGCTGATGAGTTACCGCTCAGCGTTCGTCAGCGCCCATTCCCTGACCCATCGCATCGTTGACGGTGCTGATCACGCGCTATCCAGCGACCGCAGCCAGAAAGCCTACAGCTCGATTCTCGGCGCCTGGATCAGCGAAATGGTCATCGGTGCCCGCCTGGACCACTACCCTCACCACTCGCCCTGGTATTCCTGA
- a CDS encoding antibiotic biosynthesis monooxygenase, which translates to MMVSERSLCFIQMIEFEVMPERQHALAQALNERSEALVLRHSGLLGASIQASVDGCRVLQYLQWQSRSAWEAAASSFAQEPFLQLIQQHQAKGVNFAAFQTLSSLSRSATEGLHCQLPVAQEYQGEW; encoded by the coding sequence ATGATGGTTTCAGAGCGCAGCTTGTGCTTTATCCAGATGATCGAATTCGAGGTGATGCCAGAGCGTCAGCATGCTCTGGCCCAGGCGCTGAACGAGCGAAGTGAAGCGCTGGTACTGCGCCATTCGGGCTTGCTTGGTGCGAGCATCCAGGCCAGTGTCGATGGCTGCCGTGTACTGCAGTACCTGCAATGGCAGTCGCGTAGCGCCTGGGAGGCGGCGGCCAGCAGCTTTGCACAGGAACCCTTCCTGCAATTGATTCAGCAGCATCAGGCCAAAGGTGTGAATTTCGCCGCTTTCCAGACCTTGAGCAGCTTGTCACGTAGCGCGACGGAGGGACTGCATTGTCAGCTGCCGGTCGCTCAGGAATACCAGGGCGAGTGGTGA
- the soxR gene encoding redox-sensitive transcriptional activator SoxR translates to MPQPCTAEKIMTVGQLAARSGVAVTALHFYESKGLIHSTRSSGNQRRYPRETLRRVAVIKMAQRLGIPLATIHTALQTLPVGRAPSVTDWQRLSEQWRQDLTRRIDKLLVLRDQLDGCIGCGCMSLQSCPLRNCDDQLSEHGPGPQLLEPGPEAAD, encoded by the coding sequence ATGCCTCAACCTTGCACCGCCGAGAAGATCATGACCGTCGGCCAGCTGGCTGCCCGCAGCGGGGTTGCGGTCACCGCCCTGCACTTCTACGAAAGCAAGGGGCTGATCCACAGCACCCGCAGCAGCGGCAACCAACGGCGCTACCCCCGTGAAACCCTGCGCCGGGTGGCGGTGATCAAGATGGCGCAGCGCCTGGGTATCCCTCTGGCGACCATTCATACTGCATTGCAGACACTGCCCGTGGGGCGTGCGCCCAGCGTCACGGACTGGCAACGGTTGTCCGAGCAATGGCGCCAGGACCTGACCCGGCGTATCGACAAACTGCTGGTGCTGCGCGACCAGCTTGATGGCTGCATTGGCTGCGGCTGCATGTCGCTGCAGAGTTGCCCGCTGCGCAATTGTGATGACCAGTTGAGTGAGCACGGACCGGGTCCGCAGTTACTGGAGCCCGGACCGGAAGCAGCCGATTAG
- a CDS encoding GlxA family transcriptional regulator, translating into MTKGCDTLEIGLLVYPGAQAAAVHGLTDLFAIANRLRHELGALERPELRISHWSETTAQQLTAVFDSHPGGHHRLRVMIIPPSLTQTPSPELLERYRQDLRQWHRDGALLVSVCVGVFFIAASGLLDGRPATTHWNFAQSLAERFPAVKVEANLPLLDDGDIITSAGLMAWTDLGLRLVERYLGETLAAETARFLAVERVSGSAPGSVFSPRLDHGDEAVLKVQHWLQSSGARDVSLKVMADCAGLESRTFLRRFRSATGLKPTEYCQQVRVGRACRMLEFTNRSIDQIAWGVGYQDPGAFRKVFHKVTGLAPSDYRRRVAGSIG; encoded by the coding sequence ATGACAAAAGGCTGCGACACGCTGGAAATCGGTCTGTTGGTCTACCCTGGCGCACAGGCGGCAGCGGTGCATGGGTTAACCGACCTGTTCGCTATCGCCAATCGCCTGCGTCATGAACTGGGTGCGCTGGAGCGCCCGGAGCTGCGTATCAGTCATTGGAGCGAAACCACAGCTCAGCAGCTGACAGCGGTGTTCGATAGCCACCCAGGGGGGCACCATCGGCTGCGGGTAATGATCATTCCGCCGAGCCTGACCCAGACGCCGTCCCCTGAATTACTCGAACGTTATCGCCAGGATCTGCGCCAGTGGCATCGCGATGGCGCCTTGCTGGTGTCGGTGTGTGTCGGGGTGTTTTTCATTGCCGCCAGCGGCCTGCTCGATGGACGGCCAGCCACGACTCACTGGAATTTCGCTCAATCCCTGGCTGAGCGCTTCCCGGCAGTAAAAGTCGAGGCCAATCTGCCACTGCTCGATGACGGTGACATCATTACCTCAGCCGGACTGATGGCCTGGACAGACTTGGGTTTGAGGTTGGTTGAGCGTTACCTGGGCGAGACCCTGGCTGCCGAGACTGCACGGTTCCTTGCGGTGGAGCGCGTGAGTGGCAGCGCTCCCGGCAGTGTTTTCAGTCCGCGCCTGGATCATGGCGACGAAGCGGTGCTCAAGGTTCAGCACTGGTTGCAAAGCAGCGGTGCGCGGGATGTGAGCCTGAAAGTCATGGCTGATTGCGCAGGCCTGGAATCGCGTACTTTTCTGCGTCGGTTCCGCAGCGCCACGGGCCTCAAGCCTACCGAGTACTGCCAGCAGGTGCGGGTTGGACGTGCTTGCCGGATGCTCGAGTTCACCAACCGCAGCATCGACCAGATCGCCTGGGGAGTGGGGTATCAAGACCCGGGTGCCTTTCGCAAGGTCTTCCACAAGGTTACCGGGCTTGCGCCCAGTGACTATCGGCGGCGGGTGGCGGGCAGTATCGGCTGA
- a CDS encoding cysteine hydrolase family protein: MSKHALIIIDIQNDYFPGGKWTLDGADRAADNAARILAATRAKGDLVVHVRHEFESADAPFFTPGSEGAQIHPKVAALASEPVVLKHKVNSFLNTELKALLDEHKVEAVTVIGSMSHMCIDGFTRAAADFGYTVTVIHDACASRDLEFNGVAVPAAQVHAAYMASLAFAYAQVITTEDYLSGNHRDAAN; the protein is encoded by the coding sequence ATGAGCAAGCACGCCCTGATCATCATCGACATTCAGAATGACTACTTCCCAGGTGGCAAGTGGACTCTGGATGGTGCCGATCGCGCCGCCGACAATGCCGCCAGAATTCTTGCCGCAACCCGGGCCAAAGGTGACCTGGTGGTGCATGTGCGCCATGAGTTCGAATCGGCTGATGCACCGTTTTTCACCCCGGGATCAGAAGGTGCGCAGATCCACCCCAAGGTTGCCGCGCTGGCAAGTGAACCCGTCGTGCTCAAGCATAAAGTCAATTCGTTCCTGAACACTGAACTCAAGGCGCTGCTGGACGAGCACAAAGTCGAAGCGGTGACGGTGATCGGCAGCATGAGCCATATGTGCATTGACGGCTTCACCCGTGCCGCAGCCGACTTCGGCTATACCGTCACAGTGATCCATGATGCCTGCGCCAGCCGAGACCTGGAATTCAATGGTGTGGCCGTGCCTGCCGCCCAGGTGCATGCGGCCTACATGGCTTCACTGGCATTCGCCTATGCCCAGGTGATCACCACCGAGGACTATCTGTCTGGCAACCACCGCGATGCGGCCAACTAG
- a CDS encoding helix-turn-helix domain-containing protein, with translation MHKHSSQRASVLQHVSQNVRRLRHAAELSQNALAEKSGVSRRMLVAIEAGENNVSLTTLDRLAEALGVAFTDLIQAPDNRDPSRINELAWAGVHPGSRAVLLASSVASREVELWEWRLEPGEVYQCEADADGWSEQLYVAEGCLTLAIGDQQHVLRAGDFFSYASNCIHAYRNDGEVATRFVRNVVI, from the coding sequence GTGCACAAACATTCCAGCCAGCGCGCCTCGGTGCTGCAACATGTCAGCCAAAACGTTCGTCGCCTGCGCCACGCCGCTGAACTCAGTCAGAATGCTCTGGCAGAAAAGTCCGGCGTCAGCCGACGCATGCTTGTGGCCATCGAGGCCGGGGAGAACAATGTCAGCCTGACCACCCTGGATCGCCTCGCCGAGGCGCTGGGAGTGGCCTTTACCGATCTGATCCAGGCCCCTGACAACCGCGACCCGAGCCGTATCAACGAGCTGGCCTGGGCCGGGGTCCATCCCGGCAGCCGCGCGGTTTTGCTGGCCAGTTCGGTCGCCAGTCGCGAGGTGGAGCTGTGGGAGTGGCGACTGGAGCCGGGCGAGGTTTATCAATGCGAAGCTGACGCCGATGGCTGGAGTGAGCAACTGTATGTGGCCGAGGGTTGCCTGACCCTTGCCATCGGCGATCAGCAACACGTGCTCCGGGCCGGTGACTTTTTCAGTTATGCCAGCAATTGCATTCATGCCTATCGCAACGATGGCGAGGTGGCTACGCGCTTTGTGCGCAACGTAGTGATCTAG
- a CDS encoding DMT family transporter, which yields MTSINRADRPSVSFRLSRAELVLVFITMLWGGTFLLVHNVMTVSGPMFFVGLRFAAATLFVGLVSARALSGLTATEFKAGVLIGISIMLGYGLQTYGLQTISSSQSAFITALYVPFVPLLQWLVLGRRPGLMPSLGIGLAFVGLMLLAGPEGGSLQLSTGEIVTLVSAVAIAAEIILISRYAGKVDVRRVTVVQLATASVLSFLMVLPTQEPLPDFSWLLLLSALGLGAMSAVIQVAMNWAQKSVSPTRATLIYAGEPVWAGIVGRIAGERLPGIALFGGLLIVIAVIVSELKIKRREQAPNVLEAPEQGQEAGL from the coding sequence ATGACTTCCATTAACCGCGCAGATCGCCCTTCCGTTTCGTTCCGGCTGAGCAGGGCCGAACTGGTCCTGGTGTTTATCACCATGCTCTGGGGCGGAACCTTCCTGTTGGTACATAACGTCATGACCGTCAGCGGACCGATGTTCTTTGTCGGCCTGCGTTTTGCCGCTGCCACCCTGTTCGTCGGCCTGGTCTCGGCCCGTGCTTTGTCGGGACTGACTGCTACCGAATTCAAAGCCGGCGTACTGATCGGGATCTCGATCATGCTCGGCTATGGCTTGCAAACCTATGGACTACAGACCATCAGCAGCAGCCAGTCGGCCTTTATCACTGCCTTGTACGTGCCCTTTGTGCCTTTGCTGCAATGGCTGGTACTGGGCCGGCGTCCAGGCCTGATGCCAAGCCTGGGGATTGGCCTGGCCTTTGTCGGCCTGATGTTGCTGGCTGGCCCGGAAGGCGGCTCGCTGCAGTTGAGTACCGGCGAGATCGTCACGCTGGTCAGTGCCGTGGCAATCGCCGCGGAAATCATCCTGATCAGCCGCTATGCCGGCAAGGTCGATGTACGCCGGGTCACAGTGGTGCAACTGGCAACGGCCTCGGTGCTGTCGTTCTTGATGGTGCTGCCTACCCAGGAACCACTGCCGGATTTCTCCTGGCTGCTGCTGCTCAGCGCCCTGGGTCTTGGCGCCATGAGCGCGGTCATTCAGGTGGCCATGAACTGGGCGCAGAAATCGGTTTCACCGACCCGGGCAACGCTGATCTATGCAGGCGAACCGGTCTGGGCCGGTATCGTTGGACGCATCGCAGGCGAGCGCTTGCCGGGTATCGCGCTGTTTGGCGGGTTGCTGATTGTCATTGCCGTGATCGTCAGCGAACTGAAAATCAAACGCCGGGAACAGGCGCCCAACGTACTTGAAGCGCCTGAACAAGGACAAGAAGCGGGGCTGTAG